Part of the Sinorhizobium sp. BG8 genome, GCAAGGACACGGAGCGACGGTCCGTGCAAATGGCGGCACGAACTTCGAGAAGAACATCGAGGTGTGGAGCAGCGATGCCAAGCATGGAACGGATTTCCAGCTCCGGGGCTTCCTCACATATGTCCAGCCTCCTGCCCTGGCACTAGCCTTCCTTACGGCCGGCCGCCAACCCGAAGTTTCCGCGACGACTGCCGCCCTCGCCTATGCCGAGAATGGCCCGGCGGATATTGCCGAGGTCTCCGCCGTCAAGGACGAAGAAGGCCGCAACGAAGGCGCCGCCTGATCCCGACGCGGGTCGCCTGAGCGGTAGCCGCCCACCAGCGCACTCCTAATCCGCGGCGTCACCGGTTTTCGGGTGCCCGGCACCACGCGACAAATAATTGTTCAGCAGCGACACTTCGCTCTTGCCAAACTCCGGACAAGGCCGTTATCTGGCATCAACCTCGCTGGGAGAAACCGGTTCGATCCGGTGCCGAAGGAGCAACCGCCCCGGAAACTCTCAGGCAAAAGGACCAGCAAGGTGCCGACAGGACTCTGGAGAGAAGCGTAGTACGCTCGCCGAAGGGATAACAATCTCAGGCAAAGGGACAGAGGGGGCTCAGGAGCGCGGCGCGTCAGCGTGCCGACATTTGTGAGCCGGCGCCGAGGCGCCAACGGACTGGAGGGCGCCTTTTGGACGTATCGTCTGACCTCGAAAAAACCCCACTGCATGAGCTGAACATCTCGCTTGGCGCCCGCATGGTACCCTTCGCCGGCTACGAGATGCCGGTGCAGTTTCCAGCCGGAGTGATGAAGGAGCACCTGCAGACCCGCGTGGCCGCCGGGCTCTTCGACGTGTCCCACATGGGACAGATCATCGTCCGACCGAAATCCGGCATCGGAGCCGATGCGGCGCGTGCGCTGGAAACCGTCGTTCCGGTCGATGTTCTCGGCCTGGCGGAAGGCCGCCAGCGCTATGCCGTCTTCACCAATGACGAAGGCGGCATTCTCGACGATCTCATGATCACCAATCTCGGCGACCACTTCTTCGTGGTCGTCAATGCCGCTTGCAAGAACGCGGATTTCGCACATCTGCAGAAGCACATCGGAGATAGCTGCCATCTGTCGTTGCTCACGGATCGCGCGCTGATCGCATTGCAGGGACCGCGCGCCGAGGCCGTTCTCGCGGAACTATGGGCCGACATTTCCGCCATGCGGTTCATGGATGTGCGCGCCTGCGATCTGCACGATGCGGACTGTATCGTCTCCCGATCCGGATACACAGGCGAAGACGGCTTTGAAATCTCGATACCATCGGAACTGGCCGAAGGCGTTTGCCGTCGGCTTCTCGACCATCCCGATGTCCTTCCAATTGGCCTCGGCGCGCGCGATTCGTTGCGGCTGGAGGCCGGCCTCTGTCTCTACGGTAACGACATAGACATCGGCACGACTCCGGTCGAGGCCGCCCTCGAATGGGCAATCCAGAAGGCGCGGCGTTCGGGTGGAGATCGGGCCGGCGGCTTCCCGGGTGCCGACATCATCCTGTCGCAGCTTGAAAACGGCGCGCACAGACGCCGCGTCGGTCTGAAGCCGATGGGGCGCGCACCGGTGCGCGCAGGTGCGGTCCTTGCATCCGACATTGAAGGCGAGGATGTGGTCGGGACCGTGACTTCGGGCGGCTTCGGCCCCAGTCTCGATGCCCCCGTGGCCATGGGCTACGTGTCGATGTCGGCATCGGCCCCGGGAACGCAGCTCTACGCAGGCGTAAGAGGCAAGTTCCTCCCGGTCACCGTCGCGACCCTCCCCTTCGTACCGAACACCTTCAAACGCTGACCAGAAAGGTTCGTCATGCTCAAATTTACCGAAGAACACGAGTGGCTGAAGATCGAGGACGGCGTCGCCACGGTCGGTATCACCACTCACGCTGCCGAGCAGCTCGGCGATCTCGTGTTCGTGGAACTTCCTGAAGTCGGCGCGACCTTCACCAAGGGCGGCGACGCAGCAACGGTCGAGTCCGTGAAGGCCGCCTCCGACGTGTACAGCCCACTCGATGGCGAGGTGCTCGAAGTAAACCAGTCGATCGTCGATGACCCCTCCCTCGTCAACAGCGACCCCCAGGGCGCCGGCTGGTTCTTCAAGCTGAAGCTCGCCAATCCCGCCGATGCAAACGCCCTTCTGGATGAAACCGCCTACAAGGAGCTTGTCGGCTGATGAGCATGCCAAAGGACTTCACCTTCACCGATTACAAACCCTACGACTTCGCCAACCGCCGCCATATCGGCCCGTCGCCGAAGGAGATGGAGGCGATGCTGAAGGTAATCGGCTACGAAAGCCTGGACGCCCTGATCGATGACACCGTTCCTCCGTCGATCCGCCAAAGCAAGGCCTTGGAATGGGGTGCGCCGATGACCGAGCGCGAGGCCCTCGACAAACTGCGCGAGACGGCGAACCGCAACAAGAAGCTCGTTTCCCTCATCGGCCAGGGCTACTACGGCACGATCACTCCGCCGGTGATCCAGCGCAACATCCTCGAGAACCCTGCGTGGTACACGGCCTATACGCCTTACCAGCCCGAAATCAGCCAGGGCCGACTGGAAGCGCTGCTGAACTATCAGACGATGGTCTGCGACCTGACCGGCCTCGACATCGCCAATTCCTCCCTTCTGGACGAGGCAACCGCCGCCGCCGAAGCGATGGCCATGGCGGAGCGCGTGGCGAAATCCAAGGCGACCGCGTTCTTCGTGGACGAGAACTGCCATCCGCAGACGATCGCGCTCCTGAAGACCCGTGCCGAACCGCTCGGCTGGTCCGTCATCATCGGCGATCCGCTCGCGGACCTCGACCCGTCCGCCGTCTTCGGCGCGATCTTCCAGTATCCCGGAACCTACGGGCATGTTCACGACTTCACGGACGTGATCGCCGCGCTCCATGCGGCGGGTGCGATTGCGGTTATCGCTGCTGACCCGCTGGCACTTGCGCTGTTGAAGTCACCGGGCGACATGGACGCGGATATCGCCATCGGCTCGACCCAGCGCTTCGGCGTTCCCGTCGGCTACGGCGGACCGCACGCGGCTTACATGGCCGTAAAGGATGCGTATAAGCGGTCCATGCCCGGCCGCCTGGTTGGCGTCTCGGTCGACAGTCGCGGCAATCGTGCCTACCGGCTGTCTCTTCAGACCCGCGAACAGCACATCCGGCGCGAAAAGGCGACGTCCAACATCTGCACCGCCCAGGTCCTGCTCGCCGTCATGGCCTCGATGTACGCCGTCTTCCACGGGCCTCAGGGCCTGAAGGCGATTTCACAGAGCGTGCACCAGAAAACGGTCAGGCTCGCGATGGGCCTCGAGAAGCTCGGCTACAAGGTCGAACCGGAGGTCTTCTTCGATACGATTACCGTCGACGTCGGCAAGTTGCAGGGGATCATCCTGAAGACGGCCGTCGCCGAAGAGGTCAATCTGCGCAAGATAGGCGATGACCGCATCGGCATCAGCCTCGACGAACGGTCACGCCCTGTGACGCTCGAAGCCGTCTGGCGGGCCTTCGGGGGTGAGTTTGAGGTGGGCGAGTTCGAGCCAGGCTATCGCTTGCCGGAGAACCTGCTTCGCACCAGTGAGTACCTCACCCATCCGATCTTCCACATGAACCGCGCCGAGAGCGAAATGGTCCGCTACATCCGACGTCTGTCGGACCGCGACCTCGCCCTCGATCGTGCGATGATTCCCTTGGGATCGTGCACGATGAAGCTGAATGCGACCGCGGAAATGCTGCCGATCACATGGCCGGAGTTCTCCGAGATCCATCCGTTCGTTCCTGCCGACCAAGCCGAAGGCTACCGGCACCTCATCCAGGATCTGTCCCAGAAGCTCTGCGACATCACCGGCTACGACGCGGTGTCCATGCAGCCCAACTCCGGAGCACAGGGCGAGTATGCCGGTCTCCTGACGATCCGCGCCTACCATCTGGCCAACGGCCAGTCTCACCGCGATGTCTGCCTTATCCCGACCTCGGCGCACGGTACCAATCCCGCTTCCGCCCAGATGGCCGGGATGAAGGTGGTGGTCGTGAAGGTGAGCGACAACGGCGATATCGACATGGACGACTTCCGTGCCAAGGCGGAACAGTACGCCGACACGCTGTCCTGCTGCATGATCACCTACCCGTCGACCCATGGCGTTTTCGAGGAAAACGTCCGCGAGGTCTGCGCGATCGTCCACGCCAATGGCGGTCAGGTCTACATGGACGGCGCCAACATGAATGCGATGGTCGGGCTTGCCCGTCCCGGCGACATCGGCTCGGACGTCAGCCACCTCAACCTGCACAAGACCTTCTGCATCCCTCACGGCGGCGGCGGTCCGGGCATGGGCCCGATCGGCGTCAAGGCGCATCTTGCTCCCTACCTGCCGAGCCACCCGGAAGTGCCGGGACTTGGCGGAACTGGTGCCGTCTCCGCGGCCCCGTTCGGATCGGCGTCAATCCTGCCGATCTCGTGGAGCTACTGCCTCATGATGGGCGGCGAAGGCCTGACCCAGGCAACAAAGGTGGCGATTCTGAATGCCAACTATATCGCCGCGCGGCTGAGCGGCGCCTATGGGGTGCTCTACAAGTCGCCGAAGGGCCGGGTTGCCCACGAGTGCATCATCGATACGCGCCCTCTAGCCGAGAGCGCCGGGGTCACCGTGGATGACGTCGCCAAGCGGCTGATCGACTGCGGTTTCCATGCGCCGACCATGAGCTGGCCGGTCGCAGGCACGCTGATGATCGAGCCGACGGAGTCGGAAACCAAGGCCGAGCTCGACCGCTTCTGCGAGGCCATGCTGGCAATCCGCGAGGAGGCCCGCGCCATCGAGGACGGGCGGATGGACAAGACCAACAATCCGCTGAAGAATGCTCCCCACACGGTGGAGGACCTCGTTGGAGAATGGGACCGGCCCTATAGCCGTGAGCAGGCCTGCTATCCGCCGGGTGCGTTCCGCGTGGACAAGTACTGGTCCCCGGTCAACCGCGTCGACAACGTGTATGGCGACCGCAACCTCGTGTGCTCCTGCCCGCCACTGGAAGACTACGCCGAAGCGGCGGAATGATCCAACGCCCGCCCCTGGACATGCGCGCCGGGGGCGGTTCCATTCTCTCTCGTCAGGCTACGCTATTCGATTGTTTGCAAGACGATCGGACGAGGCGCCGGCCCGAGGGGCATCAGTCGCCATTTCCGCAAACTGACAGTCTGTCTCAGGCGTTGCGCGGTTCGGGCAGGACCGCAACGTCGATCCAGAACCGTGCAAATCCTTCCGCAAAGCTGCGGTAGCCCTTCAGCGACGACGGCTTGACCGTATAGGCGTTGGCGCCGTTGGCATAGGCGCGGTGCACGTCGGCCATGTTCGAGGACGATGAAAGCATGATCACGGGGATAACAGCGGTGTGCTTGCTCGCCCGGATACGCCGCAGGAGCTCCACGCCGTCGGTCCCGGGCATGTTTATGTCGAGCAGGATGTAGTCGAACTTTTCGGACTTCAGACGGTCGCTGGCGGTCTCGGAATCGGCGACATGGACAATGTCCACCGTGCTGCCCGTTTCATAGAACGCCCTCCGCACGAACCGCGCATCAACCGCATCGTCATCGACAACCATCAGCTTTTTTGGTGAGTCGCCCAAGACTGGTTCCTCGGACTTGCGGGAGATATCGGAAACGTCACAACGAAACGTGCGCCGGGACCATACTCGGTGTCAAGACTGATCGTGCCGCCATGGCTTTCGGCAATGCGTTTGGCCAATGCCAGTCCGATTCCCGTGCCTTTGTACACGCTCTCGTCGGGGTGAAGTCTTTGAAAAACGTCGAAGATCTTGCGTTCGAATTTCGGATCGACGCCGATGCCCTCGTCCTCGATGACGAGGTCGGCTATGTCGCTGGCCTGCCTGCCGTAGATACGGACCTTGGCGGGAGCGCCGGTCTTGCGATACTTGATTGCATTGCCGATCAGGTTCTGGGCAAGGCGCTTCAGGAGCTCCGGATCGCCGACCACCTTGGGCAGCTCACCGATCTCGATCTGAGCGTCCGCATCCCTTATG contains:
- the gcvT gene encoding glycine cleavage system aminomethyltransferase GcvT is translated as MDVSSDLEKTPLHELNISLGARMVPFAGYEMPVQFPAGVMKEHLQTRVAAGLFDVSHMGQIIVRPKSGIGADAARALETVVPVDVLGLAEGRQRYAVFTNDEGGILDDLMITNLGDHFFVVVNAACKNADFAHLQKHIGDSCHLSLLTDRALIALQGPRAEAVLAELWADISAMRFMDVRACDLHDADCIVSRSGYTGEDGFEISIPSELAEGVCRRLLDHPDVLPIGLGARDSLRLEAGLCLYGNDIDIGTTPVEAALEWAIQKARRSGGDRAGGFPGADIILSQLENGAHRRRVGLKPMGRAPVRAGAVLASDIEGEDVVGTVTSGGFGPSLDAPVAMGYVSMSASAPGTQLYAGVRGKFLPVTVATLPFVPNTFKR
- the gcvH gene encoding glycine cleavage system protein GcvH, which encodes MLKFTEEHEWLKIEDGVATVGITTHAAEQLGDLVFVELPEVGATFTKGGDAATVESVKAASDVYSPLDGEVLEVNQSIVDDPSLVNSDPQGAGWFFKLKLANPADANALLDETAYKELVG
- the gcvP gene encoding aminomethyl-transferring glycine dehydrogenase; this encodes MSMPKDFTFTDYKPYDFANRRHIGPSPKEMEAMLKVIGYESLDALIDDTVPPSIRQSKALEWGAPMTEREALDKLRETANRNKKLVSLIGQGYYGTITPPVIQRNILENPAWYTAYTPYQPEISQGRLEALLNYQTMVCDLTGLDIANSSLLDEATAAAEAMAMAERVAKSKATAFFVDENCHPQTIALLKTRAEPLGWSVIIGDPLADLDPSAVFGAIFQYPGTYGHVHDFTDVIAALHAAGAIAVIAADPLALALLKSPGDMDADIAIGSTQRFGVPVGYGGPHAAYMAVKDAYKRSMPGRLVGVSVDSRGNRAYRLSLQTREQHIRREKATSNICTAQVLLAVMASMYAVFHGPQGLKAISQSVHQKTVRLAMGLEKLGYKVEPEVFFDTITVDVGKLQGIILKTAVAEEVNLRKIGDDRIGISLDERSRPVTLEAVWRAFGGEFEVGEFEPGYRLPENLLRTSEYLTHPIFHMNRAESEMVRYIRRLSDRDLALDRAMIPLGSCTMKLNATAEMLPITWPEFSEIHPFVPADQAEGYRHLIQDLSQKLCDITGYDAVSMQPNSGAQGEYAGLLTIRAYHLANGQSHRDVCLIPTSAHGTNPASAQMAGMKVVVVKVSDNGDIDMDDFRAKAEQYADTLSCCMITYPSTHGVFEENVREVCAIVHANGGQVYMDGANMNAMVGLARPGDIGSDVSHLNLHKTFCIPHGGGGPGMGPIGVKAHLAPYLPSHPEVPGLGGTGAVSAAPFGSASILPISWSYCLMMGGEGLTQATKVAILNANYIAARLSGAYGVLYKSPKGRVAHECIIDTRPLAESAGVTVDDVAKRLIDCGFHAPTMSWPVAGTLMIEPTESETKAELDRFCEAMLAIREEARAIEDGRMDKTNNPLKNAPHTVEDLVGEWDRPYSREQACYPPGAFRVDKYWSPVNRVDNVYGDRNLVCSCPPLEDYAEAAE
- a CDS encoding response regulator, producing MGDSPKKLMVVDDDAVDARFVRRAFYETGSTVDIVHVADSETASDRLKSEKFDYILLDINMPGTDGVELLRRIRASKHTAVIPVIMLSSSSNMADVHRAYANGANAYTVKPSSLKGYRSFAEGFARFWIDVAVLPEPRNA